A single region of the Solirubrobacterales bacterium genome encodes:
- a CDS encoding leucyl aminopeptidase, with protein MPQIIEVTTRKGDPAETSSDTRVVGLFVDESSGIESIDKLVESGEVKASYKSTGVVRSHSQRFVTVGMGKRDEFTNERARVVGAAAVTAAKGLGAKTLSASGPDTEDLSGTAAAFAEGVILKNYVFDAYKSKSDDDDGDGDDGFITSLEIVTDADIADAVKIGVASANAANRARDLQNQPSNVATPTYLGERASAIAAEHGLELELHDRDWIVDKGMGAFAAVAKGAVEEPRLIVLKYNGAGASGPTLGFVGKAVTFDTGGISLKPSGKMEEMKFDMSGGAAVLEATAAIAELGLPINLISVVPSTENMPDANATKPGDIVTAYNGKTIEIDNTDAEGRLILADALTYAIELGAERVVNLATLTGAIIVALGSTYAGIFSNDDEWAAAVEAAGDATGELGHRLPLHPEFADLIKGKYADISNAPGSRKGSSITAAEFLKNFVGDTPWTHLDIAGTAWDLGRNYVGSGASGFGTRLLVELAREHGES; from the coding sequence ATGCCTCAGATCATCGAAGTCACCACGCGCAAGGGCGACCCCGCCGAAACCTCATCAGACACTCGCGTAGTGGGCCTCTTCGTTGACGAGTCCAGTGGCATCGAGTCGATCGACAAGCTCGTGGAGTCCGGCGAAGTCAAGGCTTCTTACAAGTCAACGGGCGTCGTGCGCTCGCACAGCCAGCGGTTTGTGACCGTCGGAATGGGAAAGCGCGACGAGTTCACCAACGAGCGCGCTCGCGTTGTCGGCGCCGCCGCCGTGACCGCCGCCAAAGGGCTCGGCGCCAAAACACTTTCGGCCTCGGGGCCAGACACCGAAGACCTCAGCGGCACCGCCGCAGCCTTCGCCGAAGGCGTGATCCTCAAGAACTACGTCTTCGATGCTTACAAGAGCAAGAGCGATGACGACGACGGGGACGGGGACGACGGCTTCATCACGTCGCTCGAGATCGTCACCGACGCAGACATCGCTGACGCAGTGAAGATCGGCGTGGCTTCCGCGAACGCCGCTAACCGCGCGCGCGATCTGCAGAACCAGCCGTCAAACGTCGCCACCCCGACCTACCTCGGCGAGCGCGCTTCCGCGATCGCCGCAGAGCACGGTCTTGAGCTTGAGCTCCATGACCGCGATTGGATCGTTGACAAGGGCATGGGCGCATTCGCCGCCGTTGCCAAGGGCGCTGTGGAAGAGCCGCGCCTAATCGTGCTCAAGTACAACGGTGCCGGAGCTTCTGGCCCGACGCTCGGCTTCGTCGGCAAGGCAGTGACCTTTGACACCGGCGGAATCTCGCTGAAGCCCTCGGGCAAGATGGAAGAGATGAAGTTCGACATGTCCGGTGGAGCCGCGGTCCTCGAAGCGACCGCCGCGATCGCTGAGCTCGGTCTTCCGATCAACTTGATTTCCGTCGTCCCGTCCACCGAGAACATGCCCGACGCCAACGCCACAAAACCAGGCGACATCGTCACGGCGTACAACGGCAAGACGATCGAGATCGACAACACCGACGCCGAGGGCCGCCTGATCCTCGCCGATGCCTTGACCTACGCGATCGAGCTCGGCGCCGAGCGCGTCGTGAACCTCGCCACGCTGACCGGCGCGATCATCGTCGCGCTGGGCAGCACCTACGCCGGAATCTTCAGCAACGACGACGAGTGGGCCGCCGCAGTTGAAGCGGCTGGAGACGCGACCGGCGAGCTTGGTCACCGCCTCCCCCTCCACCCGGAGTTCGCGGACCTGATCAAGGGCAAGTACGCAGACATCTCCAACGCGCCGGGATCGCGCAAGGGTTCATCGATCACTGCGGCCGAGTTCCTGAAGAACTTCGTCGGCGACACGCCGTGGACCCACCTCGACATCGCCGGTACTGCCTGGGATCTGGGGCGCAACTACGTCGGTAGCGGCGCGAGTGGATTTGGGACGCGCCTGCTGGTAGAGCTGGCGCGCGAGCACGGCGAGAGCTAG
- a CDS encoding acetyl-CoA C-acetyltransferase has translation MAKTVILGSARTPVGKLGGGLSSLKAVELGGIAIEAALERANVTGDQVDHVVMGNVLQAGVGQIPSRQAQINGGIPKEVSSETINKVCASGMRAVGMLDTAIRAGDIEVGVGGGMESMSNAPYVLPNARFGYRMGDGKMIDSMIHDGLTNAFSGKHMAHEASEVAAEIEMTRADMDRWSVRSHELTAKANDEGKLPEEIVAVTIKGRKGDTVVEIDESVRPDTTIEALSKLKPIFMEDGTHTAGNAPGVNDGGGAIVVSSDEWAEANGKTPLATIVAQASIADDFPYLARTPAKASIAALDKIGKTPADVDLWEINEAFASVTLNSIRMLEIDEEKVNVNGGAVAIGHPIGASGARIIGTLVHELRRRGGGLGVAAICSGGGQGDAVVVEVAST, from the coding sequence ATGGCCAAGACAGTCATCCTCGGATCAGCACGCACGCCCGTCGGCAAGCTCGGCGGAGGTCTCTCGTCATTGAAGGCAGTTGAGCTCGGCGGCATCGCTATCGAGGCCGCGCTCGAGCGCGCCAACGTGACCGGCGATCAGGTGGACCACGTTGTGATGGGCAACGTGCTGCAGGCAGGCGTCGGTCAGATCCCGTCGCGCCAGGCACAGATCAATGGCGGCATCCCGAAGGAAGTCTCCAGCGAGACGATCAACAAAGTCTGCGCTTCAGGCATGCGCGCAGTCGGAATGCTCGACACGGCGATCCGCGCGGGTGACATCGAGGTCGGCGTCGGCGGCGGCATGGAGAGCATGAGCAACGCGCCGTACGTGCTACCGAACGCACGCTTCGGCTATCGCATGGGCGATGGCAAAATGATCGACTCAATGATTCACGACGGCCTCACCAACGCGTTCTCTGGCAAACATATGGCCCACGAGGCCAGCGAGGTTGCAGCCGAAATCGAAATGACCCGCGCCGACATGGACCGCTGGTCGGTCCGGTCGCACGAGCTGACAGCGAAGGCCAACGATGAGGGCAAGTTGCCCGAGGAGATCGTCGCTGTAACGATAAAGGGCCGTAAGGGCGACACCGTCGTAGAGATCGACGAGTCGGTTCGCCCGGACACCACGATCGAGGCACTCTCCAAGCTGAAGCCGATCTTCATGGAAGACGGAACGCACACCGCCGGCAACGCCCCGGGCGTCAACGACGGCGGCGGCGCGATTGTTGTCTCCTCGGACGAGTGGGCAGAAGCCAACGGCAAGACCCCGCTGGCAACGATCGTCGCCCAAGCTTCGATCGCAGACGACTTTCCGTACCTTGCCCGCACCCCTGCCAAGGCTTCAATCGCCGCGCTCGACAAGATCGGCAAGACGCCGGCAGATGTTGATCTCTGGGAGATCAACGAGGCATTCGCTTCGGTCACCCTGAACTCCATCCGCATGCTTGAGATAGACGAGGAAAAGGTCAACGTCAACGGCGGCGCCGTCGCGATCGGTCACCCGATCGGCGCCTCGGGAGCACGCATCATCGGCACTCTCGTGCACGAACTACGTCGTCGCGGCGGCGGTCTGGGTGTTGCTGCGATCTGCTCAGGCGGTGGCCAGGGCGACGCGGTCGTTGTTGAGGTGGCGAGCACCTAG
- a CDS encoding arsenate reductase encodes MNSAELIIYEKPTCTTSKKAVALLVERGIEFEGVNYFVDRFSAAKIAELLDKAGITPRELLRTRATAFKELGLADSDHSDLDLIQLMADDPELIERPIAEKGGRAVLCRPYERVLEIL; translated from the coding sequence ATGAATTCCGCCGAACTCATAATCTACGAGAAGCCGACTTGTACGACGAGCAAAAAGGCCGTCGCTCTTCTGGTCGAGCGCGGGATCGAGTTTGAGGGCGTCAACTACTTTGTCGACCGGTTTAGCGCGGCGAAGATCGCCGAGTTGCTCGACAAAGCGGGGATCACGCCGCGTGAGCTTTTGCGCACGCGAGCGACTGCGTTCAAAGAGCTCGGCCTCGCCGACTCCGATCACAGCGACCTCGACCTGATCCAGCTGATGGCCGACGATCCAGAGTTGATCGAACGTCCGATCGCGGAGAAGGGCGGCAGGGCCGTGCTTTGTCGGCCCTACGAACGGGTTCTGGAAATCCTTTAG
- a CDS encoding methylmalonyl-CoA mutase: MKPPPVTLTGKKTAPPKDDGQERTPDGELLTTISGEPSRPLYRPDDADIDYERDLGDPGEFPYTRGPYETMHRGRMFTMRQFAGFGTAEETNERFRYLLDHGQTGLSTAFDMPSLMGHDSDDNRSLGEVGREGVAIDTLDDMETLFQGIQLDKVSTSMTINAPAAIMLAFYVAAAERKGVPPEKLAGTFQTDILKEYIAQKEWCFPIDEAMRLVTDLIEYCTREMPLMHPVSISGYHIREAGSTAQQELAFTLADGFAYVRAGIERGLDVDDFAPRLSFFFNAQIEFFEEIAKYRAARRIWARELRDTYGAKNPKSMLMRFHTQTAGVSLTAQQPEVNHIRTAIEALAGVLGGTQSLHTNSFDEALALPTEDAVRIALRTQQVIAHETGVTRTADPLGGSYYVETLTNEMEAAAYDYFRRIDELGGIVDSIKQGFPQREIADAAFRYQQEVDAGERIVVGVNKYKLETDDSPEILRISAELERKQVNRVKAVRTSRDATAVEASLKALREAAATDQNLMYPILDCARLMATEGEMVHALQDVFGTYREVPVF, encoded by the coding sequence ATGAAGCCCCCACCAGTGACGCTCACCGGCAAAAAGACCGCGCCGCCCAAGGACGACGGCCAGGAGCGCACGCCCGACGGCGAGCTGCTCACAACGATTTCCGGAGAGCCGTCGAGGCCGCTCTACAGGCCCGACGACGCCGACATCGACTACGAGCGCGACCTTGGAGATCCGGGCGAGTTCCCCTACACCCGCGGGCCCTACGAGACGATGCACCGCGGTCGCATGTTCACGATGCGCCAGTTCGCGGGCTTTGGCACGGCCGAGGAGACCAACGAGCGCTTTCGCTACCTGCTTGATCACGGTCAGACCGGACTGTCGACCGCATTCGACATGCCGTCTCTGATGGGACACGACAGCGACGACAACCGCTCGCTCGGCGAGGTCGGCCGCGAAGGCGTGGCGATCGACACGCTCGACGACATGGAGACGCTCTTCCAGGGCATCCAGCTGGACAAAGTCAGCACGTCGATGACGATCAACGCGCCTGCCGCGATCATGCTCGCCTTCTACGTCGCCGCCGCAGAGCGCAAGGGTGTTCCGCCCGAGAAGCTCGCCGGCACCTTCCAGACCGACATCCTCAAGGAATACATCGCTCAGAAGGAGTGGTGCTTCCCAATCGACGAGGCCATGCGCCTCGTGACGGACCTGATCGAGTACTGCACCCGCGAAATGCCACTCATGCACCCAGTCTCGATCAGCGGATACCACATCCGCGAGGCTGGATCGACTGCCCAGCAGGAGCTTGCCTTCACCTTGGCCGATGGCTTTGCATACGTGCGGGCCGGCATTGAGCGCGGCCTTGATGTCGATGATTTTGCGCCTCGTCTGAGCTTCTTCTTCAACGCCCAGATCGAGTTCTTCGAGGAGATCGCCAAGTACCGCGCTGCCCGTCGCATCTGGGCGCGCGAGCTGCGCGACACCTACGGGGCAAAAAACCCGAAGTCGATGCTTATGCGCTTCCACACGCAGACCGCAGGCGTTTCACTGACCGCTCAGCAGCCCGAGGTCAATCACATCCGCACCGCGATCGAGGCGCTTGCCGGCGTGCTCGGCGGGACGCAGTCGCTGCACACCAACTCGTTCGACGAGGCGCTTGCTCTGCCGACCGAGGACGCAGTCCGAATCGCTCTGCGCACCCAGCAGGTAATCGCCCACGAGACCGGGGTGACGCGCACGGCCGATCCGCTGGGCGGCAGCTACTACGTCGAGACGCTGACCAACGAGATGGAGGCGGCGGCTTACGATTACTTCAGGCGTATCGACGAACTCGGCGGAATCGTGGACTCGATCAAGCAGGGCTTCCCGCAGCGCGAGATTGCCGACGCTGCTTTCCGCTACCAGCAAGAGGTCGACGCCGGCGAGCGCATCGTCGTGGGCGTGAACAAATACAAGCTCGAGACCGACGACTCACCCGAGATTCTGCGCATCTCCGCGGAGCTCGAGCGCAAGCAGGTCAATCGCGTCAAGGCAGTTCGCACCTCACGCGACGCCACCGCCGTCGAAGCGTCGTTGAAGGCGCTGCGCGAGGCGGCAGCAACCGATCAGAATCTGATGTACCCGATCCTTGACTGCGCCCGGTTGATGGCGACGGAGGGCGAAATGGTCCACGCGTTGCAGGACGTCTTCGGCACATATCGTGAGGTACCGGTCTTCTGA
- a CDS encoding TerC family protein translates to MLLGKFTQVAAASGSSAPTWLWIGFAVSVVFFLFLDLFVFHKGAHKVDIKEALWANIIWVAIGLGFGLIVLWELGSTSASEYYAGYLLERALSVDNVFVFAVIFAYFKVPAKLQNGVLFWGLIMALFMRAGFILAGSELIERYDWVIYFFGILLIATGIRMATHDVGETDPSKNLALRFLRKLMPVSHRYHGEKYFIRPDDVHPGEEFDSGRQPGQKGLLGKLVATPLAAAILVVAATDLVFAIDSIPAIFAITNDKFIIYTSNAFALLGMRALYFLLADAMDRFIYLQMGLAVVLVFVGIKFMISDVYHVPIGASLGFIVLAAGGSIVWSLLATRGQKPLLPGEPDENLQREPKTSDLPKPPDE, encoded by the coding sequence ATGCTCCTCGGCAAATTCACACAGGTCGCTGCTGCTTCGGGTTCGTCCGCGCCGACCTGGCTGTGGATCGGCTTCGCCGTGTCGGTCGTCTTCTTCCTCTTTCTCGACCTTTTCGTTTTTCATAAGGGCGCGCACAAGGTGGACATCAAGGAGGCGCTCTGGGCAAACATTATCTGGGTCGCGATCGGCCTTGGCTTCGGCCTGATCGTCCTCTGGGAACTCGGAAGCACCAGCGCCAGCGAGTACTACGCCGGGTACCTGCTTGAGCGAGCTCTGTCCGTTGACAACGTCTTCGTCTTCGCCGTCATCTTCGCTTATTTCAAGGTCCCCGCAAAGCTGCAGAACGGTGTCTTGTTCTGGGGATTGATCATGGCGCTGTTCATGCGCGCCGGTTTCATCCTTGCGGGCTCCGAGCTGATCGAGCGCTATGACTGGGTCATCTACTTCTTCGGCATCCTGTTGATCGCCACCGGTATCCGCATGGCGACCCACGATGTTGGCGAGACCGATCCGTCCAAGAACCTCGCGCTGCGCTTTCTGCGCAAGTTGATGCCGGTCAGTCACAGGTACCACGGCGAGAAGTACTTCATACGTCCTGACGATGTCCATCCGGGCGAAGAGTTCGACTCAGGTCGCCAGCCAGGGCAAAAGGGCCTGCTCGGCAAGCTTGTCGCGACCCCGCTTGCTGCGGCGATTCTCGTAGTCGCAGCTACCGACCTCGTCTTCGCGATCGACTCGATCCCAGCGATCTTCGCAATCACCAACGACAAGTTCATCATCTACACATCAAACGCCTTCGCGCTGCTCGGTATGCGCGCTCTCTACTTCCTGCTCGCCGACGCGATGGACCGTTTCATCTACTTGCAGATGGGACTGGCCGTGGTGCTGGTGTTCGTCGGGATCAAGTTCATGATCAGCGACGTCTACCACGTGCCGATCGGCGCGTCGCTCGGTTTCATCGTGCTGGCCGCGGGCGGCTCGATCGTCTGGTCCCTGCTTGCCACTCGCGGTCAGAAGCCATTGCTGCCGGGTGAGCCAGACGAAAACCTTCAGCGCGAGCCAAAGACGTCAGATCTGCCCAAGCCGCCCGACGAGTAA
- a CDS encoding cobalamin B12-binding domain-containing protein yields the protein MSDSATSKKIRVVVAKPGLDGHDRGAKIIARALRDAGMEVIYTGLHQTPEQIVETALQEDADAIGLSILSGAHMTLVPKIMKLLGEQDAADILVCVGGTIPADDIEPLKELGVAGIFTPGSPTTDIVDFITGAVAA from the coding sequence ATGAGCGATTCAGCCACAAGCAAAAAGATCCGCGTCGTCGTAGCCAAGCCCGGCCTCGACGGACACGACCGTGGAGCGAAGATCATCGCCCGCGCACTTCGTGATGCCGGCATGGAGGTCATCTACACCGGCCTCCACCAGACGCCCGAGCAGATCGTCGAAACAGCGCTGCAGGAAGACGCCGACGCGATCGGCCTTTCAATCCTTTCCGGCGCCCACATGACGCTCGTGCCGAAGATCATGAAGCTTCTGGGCGAGCAGGACGCCGCCGACATCCTGGTCTGCGTAGGAGGGACGATCCCGGCCGACGACATTGAGCCGCTGAAGGAGCTCGGCGTGGCTGGCATCTTCACGCCTGGTTCGCCGACGACTGACATTGTTGACTTCATTACTGGGGCTGTTGCGGCTTAG